A DNA window from Schistocerca gregaria isolate iqSchGreg1 chromosome 2, iqSchGreg1.2, whole genome shotgun sequence contains the following coding sequences:
- the LOC126336602 gene encoding uncharacterized protein LOC126336602, whose translation MNTIVLVATLAAALCACSAQYVPPSEAQRAAILSEQRYLAGDGTFGAAYSQEDGVEFKEESDVDGNRRGSYSYVDPSGQRRTVTYTAGKDGFRATGDHLPVAPNPPPQVPPQPQYQPQPQYNPPPQYNPPVPAYNPPAPAYNPPAPAYNPPAPAYRPPAPQYNPAPAPQYNYQPQAQYNAIPQYTTTPAPHRFYPPGKLSLSRTPDGFSYTFNKS comes from the exons GTTTTGGTCGCGACGCTGGCAGCCGCGCTGTGCGCCTGCAGCGCGCAGTACGTGCCGCCGAGCGAGGCCCAGCGCGCCGCCATCCTGTCGGAGCAGCGCTACCTGGCGGGAGACGGCACGTTCGGCGCCGCCTACAGCCAGGAGGACGGAGTCGAGTTCAAGGAGGAGTCCGACGTCGACGGCAACCGGCGCGGCTCCTACAGCTACGTCGACCCCAGCGGCCAGCGCCGCACCGTCACCTACACGGCCGGCAAGGACGGCTTCCGCGCCACCGGAGACCACCTGCCCGTCGCTCCCAACCCACCCCCACAG gtgccgccgcagccgcagtaccAGCCGCAGCCGCAGTACAACCCGCCGCCGCAGTACAACCCGCCCGTGCCCGCCTACAACCCTCCGGCGCCCGCCTACAACCCGCCGGCGCCCGCCTACAACCCACCTGCGCCCGCGTACCGCCCGCCCGCGCCGCAGTACAACCCGGCGCCCGCGCCGCAGTACAACTACCAGCCGCAGGCGCAGTACAACGCCATCCCGCAGTACACGACGACGCCCGCGCCTCACCGCTTCTACCCGCCCGGCAAGCTCAGCCTCAGCCGGACGCCCGACGGCTTCAGCTACACCTTCAACAAGAGCTAG